Proteins encoded together in one Triticum dicoccoides isolate Atlit2015 ecotype Zavitan chromosome 7B, WEW_v2.0, whole genome shotgun sequence window:
- the LOC119340210 gene encoding uncharacterized protein LOC119340210 isoform X2, which translates to MARPELDGSVTGVAQVTLEWSGRRRRQEGAVLPARGGRGRGADLAGGPLLLEEAGPAELKHGHNDPAWQYSSFGKKENGERSISTRGAKFFAILALLIRSSRHPPLTMTTTRASTGTTTPHTWSNSATTSSTA; encoded by the exons atggcgaggccagaGCTCGACGGATCCGTTACCGGTGTGGCGCAG GTCACCTTGGAGTGGTCTGGACGGCGACGACGGCAGGAGGGCGCCGTCCTTCCTGCTCGAGGAGGCAGAGGACGAGGGGCGGACCTAGCTGGCGGCCCTCTCCTGCTCGAGGAGGCGGGGCCTGCCGAGCTCAAGCACGGCCACAACGACCCAGCTTGGCAG TACAGTAGTTTTGGCAAAAAAGAAAATGGGGAAAGGAGTATCAGCACGCGAGGAGCAAAGTTCTTTGCTATCTTGGCTTTACTG ATTCGGAGCAGCAGGCATCCTCCGTTGACGATGACGACAACCAGGGCATCCACTGGCACGACGACGCCCCACACATGGTCCAACTCAGCTACAACCTCCTCTACCGCGTGA
- the LOC119340210 gene encoding uncharacterized protein LOC119340210 isoform X1: MARPELDGSVTGVAQVTLEWSGRRRRQEGAVLPARGGRGRGADLAGGPLLLEEAGPAELKHGHNDPAWQYSSFGKKENGERSISTRGAKFFAILALLQASSVDDDDNQGIHWHDDAPHMVQLSYNLLYRVTATVVVCAIDYNLLSCESVSYL; this comes from the exons atggcgaggccagaGCTCGACGGATCCGTTACCGGTGTGGCGCAG GTCACCTTGGAGTGGTCTGGACGGCGACGACGGCAGGAGGGCGCCGTCCTTCCTGCTCGAGGAGGCAGAGGACGAGGGGCGGACCTAGCTGGCGGCCCTCTCCTGCTCGAGGAGGCGGGGCCTGCCGAGCTCAAGCACGGCCACAACGACCCAGCTTGGCAG TACAGTAGTTTTGGCAAAAAAGAAAATGGGGAAAGGAGTATCAGCACGCGAGGAGCAAAGTTCTTTGCTATCTTGGCTTTACTG CAGGCATCCTCCGTTGACGATGACGACAACCAGGGCATCCACTGGCACGACGACGCCCCACACATGGTCCAACTCAGCTACAACCTCCTCTACCGCGTGACGGCGACTGTGGTTGTGTGCGCCATCGACTACAACCTCCTCTCATGTGAATCTGTCTCCTACCTCTAG